GGGGGAAAGCCTTTCGCCCTCGATGAACATGTTCGTCGCTTGGAGCGATCCTCCGAGCTCGTAGGGATTCAGCTTCCCGTCGAGCCCTCGGTTCTTGCCGCTGAGATCGAGCGATCGATCTTCGCAGCGGGGAACGCTGAATGTTACGTGCGCGTAATGATTACGCGCGGAACCGGTCCACTCGGTCTCGATCCGGCGCATGTCATGCGGCCGCTGCGCGTGATCCTCGTCGAGCCGCTGACGCCGCTGCCTGCTGCGATGTACCGCGATGGCGTTTCGGTGATCACGTATCGGACCGAGCGTGCTTCGGATGCGGCGCATGGCGCCAAGGTTGGCAATTACCTCAGCGGCATGTTGGCGCTGCGCGTGGCGCGTCAGACCGGGGCGCACGAGGCGCTCATTTTGGATACGAAAGGTCGTGTCACGGAGGGCACGACATCGAACGTGTTCATCGTTCGAGGACAAACGATCGTCACGCCGCCCGATGACGCAGGCATCTTGCTCGGAATTACACGAGCAAAAATCATCGAAATTGCACCACAGATTGGTTTGTCCGTGGATTATTCTTTGCTCGTTCCAGCGGATCTGGCGACCGCAGACGAAGTGTTTCTCTCGTCGAGCATGCGCGAAATCCTGCCTGTTGTACGCGTGGACGGCGTGCCGGTTGGGAATGCCAAACCCGGACCAACGACACGCGCGCTGCACACCGCATTTCGTAAAATGGTGGGGCTCGAAAACGCCCCGCTGCCCTGGGAAGGATGAGCGGCGGGGGTGCGCGGAGCACCCCCTTGCGTAGGCACCGCTTGTGAAGCTCAGCCCGCCGTTTGGGCTGATTCGTCGGATGGAGGTGCTGCCGGCGCTTGCGGGGCCGGTGCTGCCATCGGAATGCGCAGAGAACCACCGCCCTGATGCGCCAGCAGGCTGATGCCCTTGTCCATGAACGCGACGAGGAAGGGGATCTCGCGCGGCGGCGACGTGATGAGCCCCGCTTCGCGTATCGCTCGCGCGACTGCGAGCACGTCGAGAGCCCGTTCGTTGCCTTTGCGCGCGCGCACCGAAATGGCTGCATCCTGCATGCGCGCGGCCACCACGTTACGAACCTCGGGCGAGAAGAAACGGTCCGTCGAGCTTTCCATTTCTTCGCGCAGCGCCGTGTTCACGAATTGCTGATCCTGCGTGCTTTGCGGGCCAAGTCGTTGACCGAGGCGCTGAAGCAGATCCTCGAGCGTGCCGCGATCCGGCAACCATGATCGGAATTCGGGCTCCCCGTGCAGCGAGTCCGAACCTGCCGTGCGTGCCGAAGCAAGCTCGCTCGTGACCTGCTCTTCGAGGTCCGCGACCGGATGCGTCGGTGCTGCTTCCGGTGCCGGCTCGATCAGCTCTTGGCAGCCTTCGAGGCCCAGTGGAAGGATGCGCCCCGACGCCGCGTTTTGCTTCTTCGCTGCCGCAATTCGCGCGCGCGCCCAATCGACGGGCACCTGCACCGGTGCAACGCCGAGGCCTTCGAGCGCTCGTGCGCGACCTTCACGCAGTTGCGATCCGCTGAGCCACGCGCTGCCCGCATTCACGATGCCGACGTTTTCGCGAACGATGACTTCGGCCAAGTGATAGCGACCGCTGGCATCGCGGCTCGTGATGGAAATCGCGGTCGTTCCGCTCGAATCGGGCGGCAAGAACGTCGCTTCGAGCGCCACTTCGGCGCGCGAGTCGATACGTGCAACACGCGGCTTCGTCGGGATCGCCGTCCCGCGCGACTTCAGCACGTTGAGCGCACGACGTGCGGCTTTGCGCGCTACATTCGGAGCCGCATCCGCATCGGCGACCGCTGCGATCGCTTCGACGTTCGATCCAGCGAGCCACGCATCGACGAGCGCCGATGCGCGATCACCCGCCTTGCGAGCTGCTTCGATGGCCGCATCCCACGTCGCCGTGAGGTCGGCTTGATCGAAGGCAGGCGTTTCCACCGCTGCCGGCGCGGGTTCGTCCGTACGAACCGCTGCTTTCGGCCCCTTCGCCTGCGCAGCCTTTGCTTTTGCCGCGAGAGCTTCTTTTGCCGTGAGCGCAGGCTTGTTCGCTGCGACGCGCGGTGCACTTGCTTTCGGCGGAGGCGCGATGATCGTCACGATGTTCTGCGCCGGCTTTGCGGGCGCTGACGGCTTCGCTGCCGGAATGGCCGGCTTCGCTGCTTGTTGCGGAACTGCCGGCTTCGCAGCGGGAGCCGCTGCACCTGCAGTGGAAGGTCTCGCCGCAGCATCCGGTCGCGGTCCACGATGATCCGGTCGCGGCCCGCGGTCGGGCCTCGGTCCACGGTCAGGCCGCGGTCCACGGTCGGGCCGCGGTCCACGCTCGCCGGCCGCAGCTCCTTCCGGCCGCGGTCCACGGTCAGGCCTCGGTCCACGGTCGGGCCGCGGTCCACGATCCGGCCGCGGTCCACGGTCGAATCGCGGCGGACGATCACCTTCGGGCCGCGCTTCCCCTTCGCCCGCCGGC
This window of the Polyangiaceae bacterium genome carries:
- a CDS encoding aminotransferase class IV; amino-acid sequence: MSRLACVDGEILGPDQARVSVYDRGFLYGDSVFETIRTYGGKPFALDEHVRRLERSSELVGIQLPVEPSVLAAEIERSIFAAGNAECYVRVMITRGTGPLGLDPAHVMRPLRVILVEPLTPLPAAMYRDGVSVITYRTERASDAAHGAKVGNYLSGMLALRVARQTGAHEALILDTKGRVTEGTTSNVFIVRGQTIVTPPDDAGILLGITRAKIIEIAPQIGLSVDYSLLVPADLATADEVFLSSSMREILPVVRVDGVPVGNAKPGPTTRALHTAFRKMVGLENAPLPWEG